In Phoenix dactylifera cultivar Barhee BC4 unplaced genomic scaffold, palm_55x_up_171113_PBpolish2nd_filt_p 000611F, whole genome shotgun sequence, one DNA window encodes the following:
- the LOC103698946 gene encoding probable indole-3-pyruvate monooxygenase YUCCA7, which translates to MDLILRGEEEERLRDGWGGMHGIGWIDGAGRGIALKKIKVNNPLQPEDLFSRRCVWVNGPIIIGAGPSGLAVGACLKEQGVPFVILERSDCIASLWQKRTYDRLKLHLPKQFCQLPKLPFPEDYPEYPSKKQFIDYLESYAKNFDTNPRFNQSVQSARYDETCGLWRVRTAGSGAEVEYIGRWLVVATGENAERVVPELEGLGQFGGDVTHVCDYISGRVYQGKRVLVVGCGNSGMEVCLDLCDHNAFPSMVVRDSVREVYAGKS; encoded by the exons ATGGATCTGATTTTgcgtggagaggaggaagaacgcctGCGTGATGGTTGGGGCGGAATGCACGGGATCGGCTGGATCGATGGAGCTGGCCGCGGGATTGCTTTGAAGAAGAT CAAAGTCAACAATCCACTTCAACCCGAAGACC tcttctctcGACGGTGCGTGTGGGTAAATGGCCCGATCATCATCGGAGCTGGCCCGTCCGGCCTAGCAGTGGGTGCATGCCTGAAGGAGCAAGGCGTTCCCTTCGTGATCCTCGAGCGCTCCGACTGCATTGCCTCCCTCTGGCAAAAGCGTACCTACGACCGCCTGAAGCTCCACCTCCCCAAACAATTCTGCCAGCTTCCGAAGCTCCCCTTCCCGGAGGACTACCCTGAGTACCCATCCAAGAAGCAGTTCATAGACTACTTGGAGTCATACGCTAAGAACTTCGACACCAATCCAAGATTCAACCAGTCAGTGCAGTCCGCGAGGTACGATGAGACGTGCGGATTATGGCGTGTAAGGACTGCCGGGTCTGGTGCCGAGGTGGAGTACATTGGCCGGTGGCTGGTGGTGGCCACCGGCGAGAATGCCGAACGAGTAGTCCCTGAGCTGGAAGGACTGGGGCAGTTTGGCGGCGATGTCACGCATGTCTGTGACTACATATCCGGCAGGGTCTACCAGGGGAAGCGGGTATTGGTGGTCGGATGCGGCAACTCCGGCATGGAGGTCTGTCTTGACCTCTGCGACCACAATGCCTTCCCATCAATGGTTGTTCGCGACTCG GTTCGAGAGGTTTATGCTGGGAAAAGTTGA